Genomic window (Vigna radiata var. radiata cultivar VC1973A chromosome 1, Vradiata_ver6, whole genome shotgun sequence):
tgatcCCTCTTTtcggagggtttgttcaaagtggtcctcccttttttaaaaagttcactaaattcctactttttgcaaaaactgtgcaagttagtctTTTTTGCTAACAGCGTTAATTCTGCTAATGGAAAAACTGccagctggcaaatatttgatgacttgtacaaataaaattcgttgtagtcctcatattggtttaaaaatgtttattatggtCCTCGTGttggtttaaaattttttattgtggtccccctttaaaaatgtttattgtgggtTGTTCCGGTAtaaatttactgggaccgaagtACTAACCTTGAGGACGTCTTCTTCTGTGCTTCTGCCCGGTTTTCCTGATTTCTGACCGTACGTCTTCACGTTGACTTCAGCCGTTCGGTGGTCTCCTAGCTTTGACGGGGNTTCCTGATTTCTGACCGTACGTCTTCACGTTGACTTCAGCCGTTCGGTGGTCTCCTAGCTTTgacgggggggggggggggggacctgaaaaggcactccgacgctcaagttaggcgtgtattTAGAGAGTTCTCTGTGAGAGAGAATTGATAAGACGAGAGATATGCTGTATGAGTTGTGAGTGAAGTGTATTCAGAGAACGTACCTTGTTTAGAATCCTCtggcctttatttataggctttggattgatataatattaacagtaatataaacagaataaaatgtaatcttacttgacatatctctTCGTAAGATATATCCGGTGAATATACctgaatgatatatttttatgaatattttatacgCTGGCCATTTACGCTGGAAttgggccttgagcccaatGAGAATGTGTGGGCTGTTTGTCCACTAAGACCGTTCAGCCTTTAGTTATTTCCGATCATTGGAAATATAAcatcgtacatcatcccccccaagtccgagGCGAAATGAAGGCGTTGGCCTTGATTTGGCCGAAGGACTTAAGTGTGGTCGCCGTTCGGTATTTGAAGGATTTGTTGTGTGTAAGCCGGGCGATCATACAACTTATTTAAATAGCCCGAAAACGACATAGCGGGCTTGTCGTTTAGACTTTAAGGAGGAGCCTGTGTTTCCCGCGCTGAGGGTAGCGTAAGAGTCGTGAAAAAGAGGCCGTTAGATGAAATACATCTAACGGTGCAGACGATACATCCAGTTTCGTAACCTCCACGCTTTTAATGACGCAAGGAAGTGAAACCGTTTTCATTTCTGTCTCTGCGCTTATCTCTCCAGGtttccctcttcttcttcgAGTGTCTTCTCCCGTTGAGCACCCATTTCCAGGTAACAATGTCTTCCTCCCCTGTCCTTTACGATTGCTCTGATGACGCCGAGGGGGATCATGGCGACCCACAGGTTGCCCAACCGGTGGTTACTGGTTGTGTCACTTCCCTGCTTAGCGGGGATAGGGTTTTTGTCCACGGAGGAGTGGAAGTTGATGGCCCTGAAGAGGGTTGCTCTCCCTCTCCGAGAGAGTATTTATGGGCTTCCCGGGAGGTTGGGGAGCAGGGTAGTTCATATGGGTCTCGAGAAACACTGTTGCGTTGGGTAGAGGATAACTGTGTTCTTAGGAATATTGGGTATCAGCGCGCCCTTAAGTTAATGGCCTGTAGAAACGATGAGAGGGTTTTCCATGGGGAAAATGTAATTGGAAAAGATTGCTTCTTTATGTATATGCCTTTTCTGTATGATATGTATGTTAGACTCCCCTTGACTAGGTTTCAAATGGAGGTCCTCCGTTGCTTGAACGTAGCCCCTTCTCAGTTACACCCGAACGGTTGGGGCTACATTCAAGCGTTCGGTGTTCTATGTCAAGCCTTAGATATCGAACCGACCGCTAAAatatttctgtttttctttaagACCCGCCCTAATGCCAAGAAGGGTTGGGTATCTCTAACGTCCATGGCCAAAAATGCTATCTTCAGTTTGTTTGCCGAGTCatataaagactttaaaaaccactttttttAAAGTGTTAATTACCGAAATGGGTCGGCcgtttttttataatgatgatGGGAACTCTAGGTTTCCCCTTTACTGGACTAAGAAGCCTCGTACCTTAACCTCTTGGCCAGAAGAGGATATGTCTGATGTCGAGCGGAGGGATCTAGGCAGGTTGGTCAAGTTACCTCGTCCGTTTTCCTCCAGGAAGCTGGTTAGTTGCTTGAGATACAACGATCTGAAATCCAGGGTGTTTGGTAGGTCTCTTTGTCAACTGTCTTTTATCTGTATCTTGTGAATTGTAACGTTGTGTGGGTGGTGCTATTTTGTAGAAGTCATGGCCAGAAGGACCGGTCGCGATTGGTTCAGGGAGTCTTAGGCGGTAGACCAAGGGGTCGGGCTACAGACCGCACGGTCAAGCGGGACATCCTCCACACCGGCCACCATAGTGCATATTGATGACGCTCCTCCTTCTCCTGTTCAACCATTAATTCGCAAGAGGAAGGTACCGGCTAGTAGCGGTGCAACCAAGGGTAAAAAGACGATGGCCGTTCAGGAAGAGTCGGTTCCCGAGCGGCACTTACCTTTGGGTATGGATGATCCAGGCTTCGATCTAAGGCACAAGATCGAATTCAACTTTGATGCCGCTGAGGAAAAGGCGATGGCTGCNATGTCNGAGCAGCAAATGTCCGAATATCTTCTTCATCANATTTTNAATTGTGGAGCNGCANCGTACAAAATGGCTTATGCATCTAGCCGAGGGGATGTTCAAGGTGAATTGAGCCGGTTGAAGAAGGAGTTGGAAGATGCTCGCGCTGCTCATGCTGACTGTGCTAAAAATGCTGAAGAGTCGGCCAAGATGTTGGCCGAAAGTCATTCGCTCCATGAACAGCTAAGAAATATGAGCCTACGGACGAGGACCGAGCGGGACAATCTGGCAAAGGAACTGGAGTCGGCCAAGAAGGCCGTGGCTGAAGCGGACGCTGTCCGGAAAGAGAGAGATGCTCTGAGGGCGGCCTCATTAGAATGGAAGAATACCGAGGTGGAGATGTACGCGGCCATTCGCCAGGAGCACACGAAAGGATTCAAGAAGGCGCTGAGGCAAATGGAACGCTTGGCTAATGTGGCGCCCAGTGCCTTcgaatttgatatatataaggATGTTTACCTTGGGGAGATGGTGCCGATTAAAGACATTCCCGACGGTACCTTTACTGAGGAAGGGGACCTGGCCGACGTAGAGGATGAGGTCGCCCATGAAGAGCCGACAGAAGAGGTTGCCGAGGAGGAGGGGGAGGAAGCTAATGTAGATACTTAGGATATTTTATATACCTTTTGTTTTTGCGTCCTTAAGTTGTAATCTTTTGTACTCTGTTTACCATGTTGACTTTATCTTCTCATTTGTTGTTTTGACTGTGATGCTTCTGTTCCTTGAATGGAATCTTTACTTCGAATGTTTGTTGCGTTGCGATTTGAATTGAACCTTTACTTCGAATGTTTACTGGATTGAGAAACCTAAGGGGCATGGCGCCCTGTTGATgtttctagattgaaaaatctagtGGACATGGCGTCCGGTCTTTCtcttaaattgaaaaatgtagAGGGCATGGCGCCCATCTTTTGTCTAGATTGAAAAATGTAGAGGGCATGGCGCCCATCTTAGTCTAGATTGAAAAATGTAGAGGGCATGGCGCCCATCTTTTgtctagattgaaaaatctagagGGCATGGCGNNNNNNNNNNNNNNNNNNNNNNNNNNNNNNNNNNNNNNNNNNNNNNNNNNNNNNNNNNNNNNNNNNNNNNNNNNNNNNNNNNNNNNNNNNNNNNNNNNNNNNNNNNNNNNNNNNNNNNNNNNNNNNNNNNNNNNNNNNNNNNNNNNNNNNNNNNNNNNNNNNNNNNNNNNNNNNNNNNNNNNNNNNNNNNNNNNNNNNNNNNNNNNNNNNNNNNNNNNNNNNNNNNNNNNNNNNNNNNNNNNNNNNNNNNNNNNNNNNNNNNNNNNNNNNNNNNNNNNNNNNNNNNNNNNNNNNNNNNNNNNNNNNNNNNNNNNNNNNNNNNNNNNNNNNNNNNNNNNNNNNNNNNNNNNNNNNNNNNNNNNNNNNNNNNNNNNNNNNNNNNNNNNNNNNNNNNNNNNNNNNNNNNNNNNNNNNNNNNNNNNNNNNNNNNNNNNNNNNNNNNNNNNNNNNNNNNNNNNNNNNNNNNNNNNNNNNNNNNNNNNNNNNNAAATCTAGAGGGCATGGCGCCCTGTTGATATAAATGCAAAGTATATGTCGGAACTGAAATACTTCATTGAAAAATATGTGAAGGGAAATAACATTGTTCGTAAagataaacaataatttcaactataataaaatttaagatgagTCGCGTTCCATGTGTTGGGAACGTTTGTTCCGTCAAGATGTTCCAGGCGATATGCTCCGTTTTTCAAGTCGTCCGAGATGCGAAATGGTCCTTCCCATTTGTCGGCGAGTTTTTTGTGCGTTCTGTCTTTCCGGGCGTCTCCTCTTTTACGCCAAACTAGGTCTCCCTCGGCAAAGCTGCGTGGTTTAACTTTGGAGTTGTAACGCCGAGTGATAAGTCTTTTTTGAGCTGCATTTTTAACTAAGGCTGCTTCACGTCGTTCGGGCAAGGCGTCTAGGTTTATCCTCAACTGTTGATCATTGACGGTCATATCTTGCATATTTCGCCGCAAGGAGGGCTCTCCCACTTCGACCGGTAACATAGCGTCCGTTCCATATGTGAGGTTAAACGGGGTTTCTCCGGTAGGGTCGTGCGGTGTGCAACGGTAGGCCCACAATACCTCAGGTAACTCTTCAACCCATAAACCTTTCGCTTGTCCTAGTCGTTTCTTCAATTCTGCAACGATGACTTTGTTAGCGACCTCTGCTTGATCGTTAGTTTGGGGATGTTCCACCGAGCTAGTAACATGTTTGATGCCAAACCCTCGGAGGAAATCCTCTAGCGTTCGGTCTATGAATTGCCGACCGTTATCTGTGATAAGTTTTTGTGGAATGCCGAATCTGCAAATTAAGTGCCAAATGAAACTCTGCACCTTCCGGGCGGTAATTGTAGCGAGGGCCTCCGCTTCTATCCACTTGGTAAAATAGTCAACTGCTACAAGGAGATATTTGCGCTGTCCGCTTCCGACCGGCAAGGGACCAGCGATGTCCATCCCCCACTGAGCAAAGGGCCATGGGGGAATGATCCCCATGAGTTCTGATGGAGGGATTCGGATGTCTTGTCCGTGAGCTTGACAAGAGATGCATCTTCGCACGAAATCTGCGCAGTCTCTGTCAATGGTGGGCCAATAGAAGCCAGCTCGTAGTATTTTTGCTCGAAGTAATTTCTTGCCCGAGTGTGTTCCACAAATTCCGTGATGCAGCTCTTGAATAACATATTGTCCTTCATCTGTAGATAGACACTTCAACAGTGGGGTAGTATACCCGCGTCGGTAAAGGTCGTCGCCGACAAATGTATAACGGGCGATTCGTTTAGCGTCGGAGGCGCTTACGAACCCGCCCTGCTCCTGTTGAGTCATTAGTTGTATGATTTCGTGTCGCCAGTCAGTCTTTGAGCCGGTGAGATCAATGGAGCATGTTTCTAACAAGGGTTTATCCAACGTGGTTCGGATCACAGAGGTTAGTTGCGATTTGTTCCGACTGTGCGTCAGTTTAAATAACAGATCCGCCCGGGAATTCTGTGCTCGGGGTACATGTGTAATGCTGAAACTGAGAAATGATTTGATCAAATCACTCACCTTATGATAATATCGCAACAGATGATTATCTTTGACTTGGAAAGTGCCATTAAGGTGGCCGACGACCAGCTGTGAGTCCATTCGGCATTCCAGACGCTCGATCTCCAATTCTACCGCCAAAAGTAGCCCGCTGATTAGGGCTTCGTACTCGGCTTGATTATTACTGAGTTGAAAGTTGAAGGATATGGCCTGTTCGACAAGTAGACCGTCTGGTCCTTCGAGTACGACTCCAGCACCGCCTCCTTTCCTGTCCGAGGAACCGTCCACGCTTAAAGTCCATGTGGGCGGCATGGTTACCGGCGAGAGCTCTGCTGCGAAGTCGGCCAGATGCTGACCCTTGACGGAGCCTTGCGGTTCGAACCGGAGGCCGAATTCTGACAATTCAATGGACCAGGCAACCATTCGACCTGCGAGATCTGGCTTGCGGAGAATTTTAGCGATGGGGTGGTTGGTTCGAACAACGATCTGGTGGCTCTGGAAGTACGGTCGGAGTCTTCTCGCCGCAGTAATTAAAGCGAGAGCTACTTTCTCCACCTGGGAATATCGTTCTTCTGCTCCCTGTAAAGTTctgctaacaaaataaattagtttaagaaTTGGAGATTCTTGAATGAGGGCGGCGCTTACCGAATGGTTAGAGGCcgccaaatatagctgcaaatCGAAGCCTTCTGTTGGTCGCGCCATAACTGGCGGAGAcgttagtatattttttataatggaGAAGGCAGCTTCGCACTGATCGTCCCAGTGCCGGGGCACGTTCTGCTTCATATTCTTTATTATGGGCTTGATGTGGTCGGAGAGCTTCGGTATAAATCGTGATAAAGCGGTAAGGCGTCCGACTAAGCATTGGACCTCCTTAAGTTTCGTTGGGCTCCGCATTTCCAAAATCGCCCGGCATTTATCTGGGTTGGCCTCTATTCCTCGGTCGGTTAATAAAAAACCTAGGAACTTGCCTGCTTGCACCCCAAAGGTGCACTTCAACGGGTTCAATCGTAGGTCATACCGCTGGAGTTGTTGAAAGACTTCAGCCAGGTCTTTCAAATGTTGCTGGTGCGAAGAGCTCTTTACCACCATATCGTCTACATAAACTTCCATACACCGCCCGATTTGTTCTCGAAAGACTTTGTCCATGAGTCGTTGGTAAGTTGCGCCGGCGTTTTTTAGACCGAACGACATCACCTCGTAGCAGTAATTGGCATGCTCTGTTATGAAAGCTGTTTTCTCTTGGTCTGGGCTGTGCATGGGAATTTGGTTGTACCCGGAATAAGCGTCAAGGAAACTCAAAACCGCGTGTCCCGAAGCACCGTCTACTAACCGGTCGATGCTGGGAAGGGGGTAGTTATCCTTCGCACAGGCTTTGTTTAGATCAGTGAAGTCAACACACATTCGCCACTGACCGTTCGCTTTCTTTACCATCACAACGTTCGCGAGCCAAGTGCTGTATCGGATTTCCCGGACAAACCCGGCCTTCACCAGTTTGTCTACCTCGTTCTGCACGACTTCCCTTTTGTCATTGCCTAGTCGTCGTTTCTTCTGAGCTACCGGACGGGCTTCACGAAATATTGACAGCTTGTGGGTGATCACGCTGGGGTGAATTCCTGGCATGTCAGAGGCGGTCCATGCAAAAAGTTTGNTGTTCGACTTTAGCANTNCAGTTAGGTCCCTCTCTTGTTCTGGCGTCAAGCCGGCGCCAATGGAGGTGGTTTGGTCGGCGTTTTTGCCGAGAATGAACTGTTTGGTTTCCCCTTGGGGTTGAATGCGATCATCAGTGTTGGTCCTGGGATCCAAATCGACCAATATTGCTTCTGAACGTTTTTCTCTACGATATGTCTTGTCTTTCTAAGAAGCCACATAACACTGTCGGGCGATTTTCTGATCTGCCCGTACGGTACATATCTTTCCTTCTTCCGAAGGAAATTTCATCGCTAGGTGAGGAGTGGAAACTATGGCACCGAAGGCATTGAGGCACGGCCGCCCTAGGAGGGCGTTATAGGAGGTGTGGGCTTCTACCAACAGGAACCGCGTACGGAGTTCTTTGGCCCTGTCACCAGTTCCCAGCCGGGTTCTGAGATCAACATATCCTCGAGTATCCACCCGTTCGCCTGCAAAACCGACAATTTGCTCTCCGAAGGGTGCTATTATATCTTCTGATAGTCCCATCTTTTGGAAGGTGGTCCAATATAGGATGTTGACGGAGCTGCCCTGATCAATCAGAACTTTACTTACATCATACTCTGCTATACGAGCTGTTATCACCATTGGATCATCTTGATCGGGATCGGGAGCATGAAAATCTTCGTCTGTGAAGATGATGTCCGGCATCGATAAAGGGTTGCGGGCGATGTTGTGAACACTTCGTAAACTTCTCTCGTGCCTTTTGCGAGCTGAGGATGAGGCCCCTCCTCCCGCAAAACCGCCCGATATGGTGTCGATCCGTCCCCGCGGAGTGGGGTCGCGCTTCTGGGGTCTACTGCGAGAGCGTTCACGGTGATGATCCCGGGAATGCTCGGCATTTCTTCTGGTATGCTCGAGACTTCTTCTAATCCCCCTAGGGGACCGGTCTCGTCGGCGTGCGTCTGTTCGGACAAATTCCTGCAAATGTCCTTCACGAATCAACTTTTCAATTCTGTCTTTGAGGACCCGGCATTCTTCTGTAGTATGCCCCTGATTGCCATGATATCTGCAAATTTTAGCTCCGTCTGCGGCATCCGGAGTCACCCGCCTGGCGGCGGTAATTAAGTTGGCCTGTAGGGCTTTTTCAAATACTTTCTCCCTCGAGGCCGTAAGTGGGGCATACCGGTTGTACTGAGGATTGTAAGGAGTAGGGGTGGGTTTTTGCGGCGGTTTATGATTACGGTTTTTGTCCCGTGATCGTCCCCCCTCCTGTTTTGTCTCGGCTGTGGCAGCGTCCGTTTTCCGACGAAAATACCGTTGATCCTCCATCTTAATAAACTTGTTCATTTTTTCTTGCAGCTCCTCCATGGTTTTAGGCAACTTGGCATACAGGGATTCTGAGACGTAACCCGGCTTTAGGCAGTTGGGTAAATTAGTGATAATGAACTCATGACTTACCCCCTTTACTCTTCTTGCTACTTCAGTATATCGGTGCATGAACTTTCTTAGTGGCTCGTCTTTCTCCTGTCTGAGATTGACGAGTTCGGCCGCNNNNNNNNNNNNNNNNNNNNNNNNNNNNNNNNNNNNNNNNNNNNNNNNNNNNNNNNNNNNNNNNNNNNNNNNNNNNNNNNNNNNNNNNNNNNNNNNNNNNNNNNNNNNNNNNNNNNNNNNNNNNNNNNNNNNNNNNNNNNNNNNNNNNNNNNNNNNNNNNNNNNNNNNNNNNNNNNNNNNNNNNNNNNNNNNNNNNNNNNNNNNNNNNNNNNNNNNNNNNNNNNNNNNNNNNNNNNNNNNNNNNNNNNNNNNNNNNNNNNNNNNNNNNNNNNNNNNNNNNNNNNNNNNNNNNNNNNNNNNNNNNNNNNNNNNNNNNNNNNNNNNNNNNNNNNNNNNNNNNNNNNNNNNNNNNNNNNNNNNNNNNNNNNNNNNNNNNNNNNNNNNNNNNNNNNNNNNNNNNNNNNNNNNNNNNNNNNNNNNNNNNNNNNNNNNNNNNNNNNNNNNNNNNNNNNNNNNNNNNNNNNNNNNNNNNNNNNNNNNNNNNNNNNNNNNNNNNNNNNNNNNNNNNNNNNNNNNNNNNNNNNNNNNNNNNNNNNNNNNNNNNNNNNNNNNNNNNNNNNNNNNNNNNNNNNNNNNNNNNNNNNNNNNNNNNNNNNNNNNNNNNNNNNNNNNNNNNNNNNNNNNNNNNNNNNNNNNNNNNNNNNNNNNNNNNNNNNNNNNNNNNNNNNNNNNNNNNNNNNNNNNNNNNNNNNNNNNNNNNNNNNNNNNNNNNNNNNNNNNNNNNNNNNNNNNNNNNNNNNNNNNNNNNNNNNNNNNNNNNNNNNNNNNNNNNNNNNNNNNNNNNNNNNNNNNNNNNNNNNNNNNNNNNNNNNNNNNNNNNNNNNNNNNNNNNNNNNNNNNNNNNNNNNNNNNNNNNNNNNNNNNNNNNNNNNNNNNNNNNNNNNNNNNNNNNNNNNNNNNNNNNNNNNNNNNNNNNNNNNNNNNNNNNNNNNNNNNNNNNNNNNNNNNNNNNNNNNNNNNNNNNNNNNNNNNNNNNNNNNNNNNNNNNNNNNNNNNNNNNNNNNNNNNNNNNNNNNNNNNNNNNNNNNNNNNNNNNNNNNNNNNNNNNNNNNNNNNNNNNNNNNNNNNNNNNNNNNNNNNNNNNNNNNNNNNNNNNNNNNNNNNNNNNNNNNNNNNNNNNNNNNNNNNNNNNNNNNNNNNNNNNNNNNNNNNNNNNNNNNNNNNNNNNNNNNNNNNNNNNNNNNNNNNNNNNNNNNNNNNN
Coding sequences:
- the LOC106757450 gene encoding uncharacterized protein LOC106757450, with the protein product MEELQEKMNKFIKMEDQRYFRRKTDAATAETKQEGGRSRDKNRNHKPPQKPTPTPYNPQYNRYAPLTASREKVFEKALQANLITAARRVTPDAADGAKICRYHGNQGHTTEECRVLKDRIEKLIREGHLQEFVRTDARRRDRSPRGIRRSLEHTRRNAEHSRDHHRERSRSRPQKRDPTPRGRIDTISGGFAGGGASSSARKRHERSLRSVHNIARNPLSMPDIIFTDEDFHAPDPDQDDPMVITARIAEYDVSKVLIDQGSSVNILYWTTFQKMGLSEDIIAPFGEQIVGFAGERVDTRGYVDLRTRLGTGDRAKELRTRFLLVEAHTSYNALLGRPCLNAFGAIVSTPHLAMKFPSEEGKICTKDKTYRREKRSEAILVDLDPRTNTDDRIQPQGETKQFILGKNADQTTSIGAGLTPEQERDLTXXLKSNXKLFAWTASDMPGIHPSVITHKLSIFREARPVAQKKRRLGNDKREVVQNEVDKLVKAGFVREIRYSTWLANVVMVKKANGQWRMCVDFTDLNKACAKDNYPLPSIDRLVDGASGHAVLSFLDAYSGYNQIPMHSPDQEKTAFITEHANYCYEVMSFGLKNAGATYQRLMDKVFREQIGRCMEVYVDDMVVKSSSHQQHLKDLAEVFQQLQRYDLRLNPLKCTFGVQAGKFLGFLLTDRGIEANPDKCRAILEMRSPTKLKEVQCLVGRLTALSRFIPKLSDHIKPIIKNMKQNVPRHWDDQCEAAFSIIKNILTSPPVMARPTEGFDLQLYLAASNHSVSAALIQESPILKLIYFVSRTLQGAEERYSQVEKVALALITAARRLRPYFQSHQIVVRTNHPIAKILRKPDLAGRMVAWSIELSEFGLRFEPQGSVKGQHLADFAAELSPVTMPPTWTLSVDGSSDRKGGGAGVVLEGPDGLLVEQAISFNFQLSNNQAEYEALISGLLLAVELEIERLECRMDSQLVVGHLNGTFQVKDNHLLRYYHKVSDLIKSFLSFSITHVPRAQNSRADLLFKLTHSRNKSQLTSVIRTTLDKPLLETCSIDLTGSKTDWRHEIIQLMTQQEQGGFVSASDAKRIARYTFVGDDLYRRGYTTPLLKCLSTDEGQYVIQELHHGICGTHSGKKLLRAKILRAGFYWPTIDRDCADFVRRCISCQAHGQDIRIPPSELMGIIPPWPFAQWGMDIAGPLPVGSGQRKYLLVAVDYFTKWIEAEALATITARKVQSFIWHLICRFGIPQKLITDNGRQFIDRTLEDFLRGFGIKHVTSSVEHPQTNDQAEVANKVIVAELKKRLGQAKGLWVEELPEVLWAYRCTPHDPTGETPFNLTYGTDAMLPVEVGEPSLRRNMQDMTVNDQQLRINLDALPERREAALVKNAAQKRLITRRYNSKVKPRSFAEGDLVWRKRGDARKDRTHKKLADKWEGPFRISDDLKNGAYRLEHLDGTNVPNTWNATHLKFYYS